Genomic segment of Oncorhynchus keta strain PuntledgeMale-10-30-2019 chromosome 12, Oket_V2, whole genome shotgun sequence:
GTAGTACAGCGGTCGGACTTGAACTTCCGTGACTTCAAGAGGGAGCAAGCCGTCTCctccatagagaatgatagatgcCTCTAATGGCCAAAATGCTATTTTAGCGTGGGTAGCGCTATTGCGGCAGCCACTatgcttccaccattttaaagtagtcaaaataGTCATCTGGGTGGGGTTTCCTATGGGTTGTAGCCATAATGGCGCTGTGGCtgtccatgctgtcacagatgagtcctctatctatctctatgttcTCCCCTGCTGCATACATTTTTAGGGGGACAGCTGGGATACCTTTCTCGGCAATAAAAGTCAATCTTGAGTACTAGGCTATTGGAAATCCAAATAATTGATTTAGATTATGTATTTGGATAAATACCACATCATTTTTTACAAATAATATTCTATATTCGTCAATAAATTTACTTGTTCATATCTTTCTATCTCTCCAGTATAGCTATTCATTGTAGTAAAATTAAATAATTGCTGTAGCTGTATCAAAAATCATATACATTTGGCCATTTAGGTCATTTCCATAATATCCAGATGGGCCATAAAAAAAGCTTTTATCCATGATCAGATATTTGGAGCCACCCAGACTTCAACTGGTGTTCATGAAATCTTATCACAGAGTTAGTCTTTGATCGTATTGTATTCAGGCAGTTTATAAAGTCCAGAGAGGGGGTCCTCGGGCACGACTTGCGCAGCCATGTCCATTGTGTAATTTTAGaactctgtttttttgttttgtgctCATGTATTTTCTAGCATGAGCTGCTGGGCTAGCCATCTGCTTAAGATATTGTATTAATAGCTTGCTAAATCACAAAGTACGGTGTATTGTAGCTAGATGACACTACGTAGACATCGATAGCATGCAGCAAAAGGTAATTTTCTCTCTGCGAGATCAATTCCGCATGCTAGCATGTCCGGCTAAATTTCAAGTTGGAATGCATATATTTTGATCAATCGCCTTGCTCTGATTTATTCCAATAAATGATCTATTACCAAAAGCATGTTCACTTGCCAATTTTATTAGTCATAGGTTCAGATCCTCTATTAGTCTTTCCTAAAAAAAGCGATCTAACGTTATGCTTGCCAGAATATACTGACCCCTACCATTATGCTTGTTTACACTGAGCTGCACCGGGGTCGGAACGCAATCATGGTTACATTAAAAGACTATGTATTCTTGATCTGTCAATGCCATCAGGAGGCTCCATGTGGAGGTTATGATGCAAAATTGCAGAGCCTCTGGGGGCTTGAAAAGGCCAAATCTAGCTCCATATTGCAATACATAGGGCTCAACAGCTCCACATAGCCAGTGCTTAATATTGTCAGGAGCTAagtagggaaaggggggatacctagtaagTTGTCCAACTGAACGtatcttccacatttaacccagaGAGCtacagggggctgccttaatcaatgtcTTCAGCACCTGAGGAACATTGATTAAACCGCTTAgttcagaatgacagatttttaccttgtcagctcaaggattcAATCCAACAACCTTCCAgttcctggcccaacgctctaaccactaggctacccactaGTACCGGCAACTCACattttctactgcttgagctcctgttcctcttacagaatattagctcaaaagatTGTAGAGCTGCTGCACGTAAATATAAACCGTACCGGCACCAAAATTGAGtaccggcacctatttcagtccaagtcaagcactgcatATAGCTCCACaatgacatgattggttgatggtAGGTGGGGGTGCAGTtcatcctgtataaacacaaactcgcTTACTTCACAAAAAAACATTGGAGAACTTTGACGAAAGACTATCGGAACAAATTCACCAATATAATACATCTTTATGTAGGGATTTCAAAGACACAAAAATAAGTTTGAACTCCTGGAAAGACATTGTGGAGgaagctcccgagtggcacagcagtctaaggcactgcatctcagtgcaagaggcatcactacagtccctgttttcaatccaggctgtatcacctggccatgattgggagtcccatagggcggcacacaatttgTCCCGCGtcgccggggtaggccgtcattgtaaatgagaatttgttcttaactgacttgcctagttaaataaaggttcaaaataaataataataggtATACAATTGAAGTTGGGAGTTTAcgtacactgaggttggagtcattaaaactcatttttcaaccactccacaaatgtcttgttaacatttacatttaagtcatttagcagacgctcttatccagagcgacttacaaattggtgcattcaccttatgacatccacaaactttagttttggcaagtcggttaggacatctactttgtgcatgacacaagtcatttttccaacatttgtttacagactgattatttcacttataattcactgtatcacaattccagtgggtcagaattttacatacacaaagttgacggtgcttttaaacagcttggaaaattccagaaaattatgtcatagctttagaagcttcggaTAGGCTAATtgtcatcatttgagtcaattggaggtgtacctgtggatgtatttccacgggggtggcagcatgatgttgtgatggtgctttgctgcaggagggactggtgcacttcacaaaatagatagcatcatgaggaaggagaattatgtggatatattgaagcaacatctcaagacatcagtcaggaagttaaagcttggtcgcaaatgggtcttccaaatggacaatgacgccaagcatacttccaaagttgtgacaaaatggctaaaggacaacaaaggcaaggtattggagaggccatcaaaaagccctgacctcaaccctatagcaaatttgtgggcagaactgaaaaagcgtatgcgagcaagtaggcctacaaacctgactcagttccaccagctgccaagaggaatgggccaaaattcacccaacacattgtgggaagcttttggaaggctacccaaaacgtttgacctaagttaaacaatcctaccaaatactaattgattgtatgtaaacttctgacccactgtgaatgtgatgaaagaaatcaaatctgaaagaaatcattctctctactattattctgacatttcacattcttaaaataaagtggtgatcataactgacctaaaacaggattaaatgtcaggaattgtgaaacactgagtttaaatgtatttggctaaggtgtatgtaaacttccgacttcaactgtagatgcaGTAAAGAGGTTAATGGAATGCAGACCATGGGGGATAGAAGGGCAATGGTTTGGAgcacattcaacaaatctgatcTAAGTGAATATTTGTCAAATCCGccatgattgatgtattgtaacatgTATTGTAGCACACAGAAATTGGTGGTGTAGTCAAAGTCGTTTTAaactgtaatgcagttgattgatgacatgaacatgtattggggttgacctccataccaacacatagtgtgaaatacacataAACAACAGCCTAAATGTAGGTTGATTTTGCTGGGGGGCAGTGAGGAGATTCGGGATAGAGATGCTGGTGGGAAAACGGTGCATCCTTTTCATGCTATTTTGGCTGAGCTATGTCAAGCAGCGGGAAACGGACTCCAACAACTCAGAAGAGGTAAGGTATTTTCTTTTTGTTTAGCCAGTTGCTCGTAATTAGCTGGATGGCTATAGAGATGAATCCTGAATCACTACGAGTGGTGCAGTGCAGACCAATTTATTGGATGCATATGACAGCTGCCCGAAGCTCAAGATGTATGAATGCTCTGACTTCTGCTGCGGTCGCATCGCTGTAAACGCTGTACAGCCACTGCAGACTCGGATTGACCATAAAATCAGCTTTTAAGACACTGTAGCTGGCGCGAGATATGGATCGGAAAGCATTCCTCAATGCAGGATTGGATATGGCACTAAATTTGACCTTTATCCACACTGATACATCGAGAAGATTGAAATACTGCTAATTTTCCCAGAAAACTGCCCTTTTTGTTCTCATGTTAGCTAGCAGTAGCCACCGCAGTCATTTTGCAATGTAGGGTCagccaatcagctcctttgttgttCAACGCCACGTGCCATTCCATAATGGCTGCTTTGGCTGATGTTAGCTAGCCTGATAACACAAAGGACTGTTTTCCAGTTTTTCAGTGTGGATGTGTGTACAGTGTAGAGGAAGTGTGGATGAAGGTACAACTTGCAGTACAGTACCCATCCCTTTATTGAGGTACGTTTTCCGACCCGTATCTCCTGTCAGCTCCACAGTGTCTTAATGTAACCATGATTGTGTTTagaccccagtgcagctcagtgtaaacAAGCATAATGATAGGGTCAGTATCTTCGGCCAACCTTAGATTGCAGTGACCACTTAGTTCCATGCCATAACTTTACCCTGTTGTGCCCTTTTCATCTTTTCAGCCTTAAACCTATGCCAGAACCGTGAAATCTGATGTACCAAAATGCCTCATAAACTCCTCATGTTACTCCTGGGAAGTTACCAGTGGCTGGCCAGTTACTGGCCCGTCCTTTTGCCGAGGGGAATCCGCCTGTACACATTTGAACAGATCCCGTTATTCATGAAAGAAAACCCATACATTACAGATGGATACAGAGCCCGTTTACAATCCAAACTTTGTTTAAAAAGGTATGTCAAGAGAATAATATAGCTAAGCTCAATGTAAAGTAGATGTTGTTGTACAGTGTTGTTGCTAGTTGTtgtatagcctggtcccaggtctatACTGTCTTGCCAACTCATATGGTTATTGCCATGTCAAACAAAATTAACCATAgcagttggcaagacagcacaaacagatctggaaccaggctagttgTTGTGTATTGTTTTCCACCCCTCTAGCATCTTTGTGCTGTCCAATGAAACAGTCAACATATGGACTCATCTGTTGGGCTTCCTCCTGTTCTTCCTACTGGGGGTGAATGACATGTCTACAGTCCTGCCGGCTTCAGGTGCCAACAGAGAAGACTATGTCATCTACTGCATAGCACTCTTCTGCTTTCaggtgtgtgtttgggtgggtgggtgagagtgagagagatgaacagaaagaaagagagtgagaggtcaCAGCTATCTGTCAGTCTTATTTTGTTGTGGTTTACAGGTCTTACCTGTGTTCAGGAGAAGTAATGCTGGTGTATTTGACCTGTTTCTAGGTGTGTATGCTGTGTTCTGCAGGGTATCACATGTTCTCCTGCCACCTCTCAGAGAAGACGTGTCACCGCTGGTTGGCGCTGGACTATGCTGGAATCTCTGTGGGAATCCTGGGCTGTTACATTCCAGGGGTCTTCTATGCCTTCTACTGCATCACTGTATGTTCAACAATACATTCCATTATTTGTTTTCTTTTTCCACTCATACTGTttgtttttgtaaatgtatacTTGTGCAAACTGTCTCTGAAATCCCATCTCTTCTCCCCACATATCTTTCCCCGTTTCCTGTCTactaccctctccctctttctctcatcaATAGTTCTGGAGACAGGTGTACCTGGTGACTGCTCTAGCGTTGATATTGGCCGTGTTCTTAGCTCAGATCCACCCTCACTACCACTCTAAGGAGTGGCGACACCAGCGTACTGCCATCTTCTGCTCTGTGGCTGGCTACGGGATCATCCCCGCTGGCCACTGGGTCTGGCTCAATGAAGGCCTCGGCTCAGCTGTCGTCCAGGTGAGGCAACAGATTCCTGAATCAACACTTTATTTGAAAGTGGGTTgacttcataacacattcataaacagTACAATTATGCATCAGAGTCAAGTATTATTACCCTTaccatctgttctctctgtctgcagtTGTTCCTCCCTCGTGTGATTGTGATGTATTTGATAGCTGGAGCTGCGTTCCTCTTTTACATCTCTAAAATCCCAGAACGCTGCTTCCCAGGTGAGCCTTCATGCTTGACACACCTATTCCACAATATTACAAATGACCTTGTATAGCAAATAACCACTCATGTGATTAAGTGCACCTTGTCTTGCTCAAGTGACCTTGTGATGCACTTTGACCTCCACAGGTCAACTGAACTATCTGGGTGCCAGCCACCAGGTGTGGCATGTCCTTGTGGTGTTTTTGCTCTACTGGTGGCACCAGACTGCAGTATATATAATGAAATTCAGGCACAGCCAGCCATGCCCTCCTTTCTACACCCAGCCTGGTCTCAtggactagacgtaacatagtaaaagtaaatccgggacactcaaattagtatgatatgttacgtttggtatggatGGTTGGTCgaggtggatgggtgggtgaatGCCTAGCTATCCaaaaggttgtgtgttcaaatctCGTCACGGACAACCTTAGCAAATGTTCAACTACTTgaactttttagctactttgaaactacttagcatgttagctaacccttcccctaactctTTTAGCCAGCCCTtcccctaactttaaccctttaacctaactccgaACCTTAACCCGTAGCCCtaaactagctaacattagcccgCTAGCTAACGTTGGGGACAACTAATTGgtattcgtaacatatcatacgtatTACAAATTCggaacatattgtacatttacaGATTCATAACAAATTGTACATTTAGCTAATTCTTAACATATCATCCaaattgtaattcataacttATCATATTAAATGGATGatgacatccacaaattaatacatacaatacatattaacatatcatactaaatgaagTGTCTCAgaattacatacagaataatacaaaatgctgaGAGACCAGATTGCTACACAAGCAGTGACGAGAGCCTCAAGCTGGCCCAGCCACCGACTGAGCAACAACCTGTACTGTAGCCACTCGATGCAATTAAACCAGACTACAGACCTCTAGAATTCTATCATACAGATTCCCAGTCAAGCAGACAAGAGAGTAGCCTCCCTACCAGAACAACTATAACCATACCGTTAGACCAAGCAGATGTCTGTGGAAAGAGCGAACAAGTAAAAGAGTGGAACCATCTCTCTGGTTTTAAGGATTGCGATTGGTGGTATGCAATCGTATCTGCTTTCTGCTGAGACTTCTGTAAGGCCAGGTTATAAGAGATGGAAAGACATGTCAGTCATAGCCTGGTCGCAGATCTGGGAAGCAAGATGGCacgaacagacctgggaccagtcTTGGCGAAGTCACTAGGACACACAGTACAGCTTCAACTGAACATATTCTGTTATTCTCCGATTATCTTTTCGTATTCAagattgtttttttttaacctgaTTTGTATCTATTCATTTGCATGTAAGCTACTGTTTGAATGTTACATGCTGTGAAATGGTACTTCTTGAAATGCTTTCTTGAGCACATCGGACTTAACAAGGGTTATGTGCAATCTAGAATATATATCCTTTGGAAACCGAACATAGAGCCTATTTTCAGTTGTTTTTGCCTGCATAGTTATCTTACTGTATTTCATTAATGGTGGGGCTGAGTAGTTATCTTACTGTATTTCATTAACGGTGGGGCTGAGTAGTTATCTTACTGTATTTCATTAACGGTGGGGCTGAGTAGTTATCTTACTGTATTTCATTAAGGGTGGGTTACTTTTAGTATTAGTGGTCAACTGAACCCCTTCCTCTCACAATCCACTTGAATCTAAGGGCTGATTCAGGATTTGTTTAGAGAGTTGGTTACATTTTAAACATAAACCCAATTAAATAGATTGGGAGTAAATGACCCTTGCTTTAATTAGTTTGTGAATAGACTATTTATGAATCCGTCCCTCTATTCACTTACTATATAACCTAACGTAGCGAAGTAAAAGAAACACCTGAGTAGAATACCCCACATTCTGGTCCTGatgatatttatttttaaaaataacttgtgggaggttctcttctgcactattcaaccaatccagtaaatgtgaaggaggagttaagatggagcGGCGCCTTTTTAAGCGTCCAAAAGCTGAAGTCGCGTCACAGGCTCTTCCATTTCCACTGAAAACCGGTTGCACCCAGTGTTTGCCACCCCGCTCATGGTGCTCACTATATAGTACATGGGTGTGTGAACAACTGCATAAGAACAAATACTTTAGAGGCCAGTATTATCTATTGTATGACTAATACTGTTCAATATTACAATCACATTACTGACAGGTCTATCTATGCACAATATGGTGTCCTGTAGATcacaggtggctggtggcaccttaattggggggGGTCGAGTTTATAGTAATTGGCTGGAATTGATTTGATGGAATGACATAGAAGTGTTTTAATACCAttgttatgagccgtcctcccctcacaaGCCTCCTGTATTGTAGATCTCCTACTGTGTAGCTAATACCCATAGAGGTCATTCGACCGTGTCAGATAATGATGCTCAGAACATATCACAGCCGTTAAAGGCCCACTGTGACATTCACAGCCTATATTGACTGTTCGTTAGCCTTGTTTGTAAATGAGCTTTTGTTTCAAGTATGCCTTTaattatttcactgtattttaCCTGGTTGCTATAATGTCGGTCTTTGGTTGTCCAACATTTGTTTTTCCATTCATTTAGGCATTATTGATGGACTTACTTTTGAATGCTGGAATGCACTGACTAAAGGGACACATTATTTTAATCTGTAATATGACATGTCTCGAGTATTATAAATGAATAAAGAATGCCTAAAAGGATTGTCATTGAAGTCAAATGTCAGAAAAAAGAAGCCATTACTCTCATTATTTACTTTCACTTGTGGCTATATACGGTTATTAGAAAATGGCATCCTCCTCAAAGTTAACGAGAGCATAGTCTCCTTGCCATCACATCTTATATAAAGGCATAGTTGTCAAAACAATATTTTCAATTAATCCCATTCTACAATCTGTTGTAATCTCTGACCTCCCAGTGCAAATTGAGGGATTATAATATACAGCCATTGTTCTTTTTTTACAGCTACTAATTGGAATTTTGTAAGAAAGGGTTAGTTAGATACTCCCAACAGACAACAAATCTCCAGATTAGACAGTCTTGTCTGAGATGACTAAGCATATCTTTCTTTATGACAATGTTGGCAAAACATTGCAGAGCAGGAGGATTTATAACACTTTGTCTCGCTTAACAAATTGCCTTTATTCTCAGGTGCAGACAGATTAAATGATCAGAATTAGGCTAAACAGCTTTACCTGCTTAATCACCGCATGACATGTCAACATTGTTTTGAGGATTACAGGATGAGATCTGGGCTTTGTATTAAAAGAAAAGCTCAATTTCACATCTGATTCAGAAGCATTGTCAGTTATTGTTAGCGAATCCAATTCAAGTCTTTGTAAAAACCACTTTACAAGAAAACTGAATTTAACATTTCTAAACTGAATCACTGATCGACATGATATTCTGCAGATATGCTTTCTCACCACCCACTGGACAAAAGACCACATGACAAGCAACTGTTAGTAAACATTTTTAATAGCACTTCTCATACAAGAACAGATAGAATACCTTCCTGATAACTATAATAATTTGGATAATACCAATAAAGGTTTGCCTTAATGAGATGCATTCAGGAATGTAAATGTTGGAAACACATGAAAAAGAAATAGGTGACTGTCTCAGGAATCCTGGAGTGTGTCTGGGCTGGTTGATCACATGTTCCAGGTTACACATCTCAATGTCAAACTTTGAACATTGAAACAAACATATCCATGTTTCTCAGGGTAACAGTGAGTGTGTCTATAATAAATTGAACCTGAGCAGTGCACTGCAGCCTTCACATTGTTATGATCCTTCGGTGGGAGGCTCCTCAATGCCAAGTAGACAGAACCTTAGTCGTCTTCCCCACACAGCTTCAGCAGAGCTTGTCCATAATTTCCAGCAGTTTCAGACTACAATTGAACACAGGGATGGAGAGGACTTTTACGTGGCTATGACACAGAGTATGATCAATTTCACAGATCTTATTAGTCAATCGTCATTTCCTCCACAGATAATCTTCAGAGCGTTGCCATAGTAACTGGACACTTACGACTGACCAGGCAAGAAAGAAAACATCACCAAAAAAAATCCCCAAATCACAATAAAAAGGTCTGATTCGCAATCACATGCAGATCAGATTGGCTGACCAAATAATAAAATCACAAGATGGAGTGTGAAAATAAATACATTCCAATCATGTTTATTTCAGCAGCCATTCAATTAAAATCAGCAGATGcattgcatttggaaagtatttagaccccttgcctttttccacattgttacgttacagccttataaaATATTCTCCCcgaaatacacacacaaaacgccataatgacaaagcgaagacagaaatacattatgtaaataagtattcagaccctttgctatgagactcggaattaagctcaggtgcatcctgtttccattgatcatccttgagatgtttctacaacttgattggagcacctgtggtaaactcaattgattggacctgatttggaaaggcacacacacacacacaccacacacacacctgtctatagaaggtcccacagttgacagtccatgtctgagcaaaaaccaATACAGGATTCTGTTGAGGCAAACATCTTGGAAAGAGTATCAAaataaattctgcagcattgaaggtccaaggtcacagtggcctccatcattcttaaaatggaagaagtttgaaaccaccaagactcttcctagagctggccgcccggccaaactgagcaatcgggggagaaggaccttgctcagggaggtgaccaataacccgatggtcactctgacagagctatagagttcctctgcggagatgggaaaaaccttcaagaaggacaaccatctctgcagcacagcaccaatcaggcctttatggtagagtgaccagacggatgccactcctcagtaaaaggcacatgacagccagcttggagtttgccaaaaggcacctaaagactcttggaccatgagaaacaagagtctctgttctgatgaaaccaggactgaactctttggcctgaatgtcaagcggtacgtctggaggaaacctggcaccatccctgcagtgaagcatggtggtggcagcattttaaaaaatgtatttcacctttatttaaccaggtcgaccagttgagaacaagttctcatttacaactgcaacctggtcaaattaaagcaaagcagtgcgacacaaacaacagagttacacatgggataaacaaacgtacaggcaataacacaatagaaaaaactctatatacagtgtgtacaaatgaggtaagattaggtaggtaaggcaataaataggaagtagtggcaaagtaattacaatttagcaattaaacactggagtgatagatgtacatcatgctgtggggatgttttttagtggcagggactgggagactagtcaggatcaagggaaagctgaacggagaaaagtacagagagatccttgatgaaaatctgctccaaagcgctcaggacctcagactggggcaaaggttcaccttccaacaggacaacgaccctaagcacacagccaagacaatgcaggagtggcttcacgACAAgactgaatgtccttcagtggcccagcgAGAGCCCGGACATAGACCCGATTGAACAtcgctggagagacctgaaaatagctatgcagtgacaatccccatccaacctgacagagctcgagaagatctgcagagaagaactctccaaatacaggtgtgccaagcttgtagagtcatacccaagaagacttgtggATGTAATCACTCCCAAACATGCTTCAACAAAggactaagtaaagggtctgaataattatgtaaccTGCTTTTTTCCTTTGTTATTATGGGGGacgtgtgtagattgagggggaatcAATTTATTCCATTTCAAaatgaggctgtaacataaaatgtggaaaaagtcaagggggtctgaatactttgaatgcactgtaactaaaTTGGTCAAAACAAATCCAGCTGTAAAAGATCTAAAATGTACCCCATGAAATGTAGCTATGGGACAAGTATGTTACCAGTCAGCAAGATTATCATCAAATACCTTGATGGTGGAGTAGAGAGAACAGCCAAACAGCTTTTTAAACTCTGCCCTGATGTCCAGCATGTCCATCTCAGAGCGGCCAACCATTATCCTGGTCAGAATGGACTCTGTGGTCCCCACGCCCTGAACACACAACCACTGGATTAATCCCAAAACCCCACAGATTAGCGTTCTACACCACCGGAGCCCACTGGATTTGAAGAAATTAAACAAAAAAAGAATAACATGCCAAACTGCACAAACATGGGACTGACATGACAATAGGAGTtgtcaagacagcacaaacagatctgacaTCAGGCTAGGCACGTGCACTAGAgatcgaccgattatgatttttcaacgccgataccgatactgattattggaggaccataaGAGCCGATCCCGATTAAATCGGCCgattctatttatttatttgtaataatgacaattacaacaatactgaatgaacacttatttgaacttaatataatacatcaataaaatcaatttagcctcaagtaaataatgaaacatttaaaccaaattgaacataatgcaaaaacaaagttggagaagaaagtaaaagtgcaatatgtgccatgtaaaaaagctaacgtt
This window contains:
- the LOC118391539 gene encoding progestin and adipoQ receptor family member 3-like, translated to MPHKLLMLLLGSYQWLASYWPVLLPRGIRLYTFEQIPLFMKENPYITDGYRARLQSKLCLKSIFVLSNETVNIWTHLLGFLLFFLLGVNDMSTVLPASGANREDYVIYCIALFCFQVCMLCSAGYHMFSCHLSEKTCHRWLALDYAGISVGILGCYIPGVFYAFYCITFWRQVYLVTALALILAVFLAQIHPHYHSKEWRHQRTAIFCSVAGYGIIPAGHWVWLNEGLGSAVVQLFLPRVIVMYLIAGAAFLFYISKIPERCFPGQLNYLGASHQVWHVLVVFLLYWWHQTAVYIMKFRHSQPCPPFYTQPGLMD